The Candidatus Melainabacteria bacterium genome includes a window with the following:
- a CDS encoding J domain-containing protein: MAEKKSIEKCFQILGLELSASLDDVKSAHRFLVQTFHEDKYPADSPMRAKAKEKMIELNDAYERLKNFFEENPEGYKRKSAGRDGLNGVGDRHRDRYGDEEAGADGGEEMDWQAWQSQQETRAAGAIEEWQAEEQERRAAVKLDEERTQRKHCVNFGMIGAWLVLGLMWIGHYGTGVEHRYTDMSRVEYFKDALAYKIQMGTATTGDVERLNQSKDRWNVDAEKNNGSMVVLVTMLLGMSYVSLFPKPKRLIANWIETGSLSEQGALQGEASVAA; this comes from the coding sequence ATGGCAGAGAAGAAATCAATTGAAAAGTGTTTTCAGATACTGGGGCTGGAGTTGAGTGCGAGTCTTGATGATGTAAAGTCAGCACATCGCTTTCTTGTGCAGACGTTCCATGAGGATAAATATCCGGCTGATTCGCCGATGCGTGCTAAGGCGAAAGAAAAAATGATTGAGCTCAACGACGCCTATGAGCGGTTGAAGAATTTCTTTGAGGAGAATCCTGAGGGTTATAAGAGAAAATCCGCTGGTCGTGATGGGCTGAATGGAGTTGGGGATCGGCATAGAGATAGATATGGAGATGAAGAAGCGGGCGCGGATGGCGGAGAAGAAATGGACTGGCAGGCCTGGCAGAGTCAACAGGAGACCAGGGCGGCTGGTGCAATTGAAGAGTGGCAGGCGGAAGAGCAGGAGCGCAGAGCCGCAGTAAAGCTTGATGAGGAGAGAACGCAGCGTAAGCACTGTGTGAATTTTGGCATGATTGGTGCCTGGCTCGTGCTGGGGTTGATGTGGATAGGACATTATGGCACCGGCGTAGAACATCGTTACACGGATATGTCGAGGGTTGAATACTTTAAGGATGCTCTCGCCTACAAAATACAGATGGGAACAGCCACCACAGGCGATGTGGAGCGGCTGAATCAGTCGAAAGACCGTTGGAATGTGGATGCTGAAAAGAACAATGGCAGCATGGTTGTGCTGGTTACTATGCTGCTGGGAATGAGCTACGTGAGTCTGTTTCCGAAGCCGAAACGATTGATTGCCAACTGGATAGAGACTGGGTCCTTGAGTGAACAGGGTGCGCTTCAGGGTGAGGCGAGTGTTGCAGCCTGA
- a CDS encoding DUF4240 domain-containing protein, whose translation MDRQRFWSIISAVNQNDLLNDDEESALKSICARLSTESTAEIESFADHLAEALRDLDTSKHFSYSAGASPDSFLYSRCFAVGMGEKFYTSVLKSPSKMPTSAKGFELLLQAPEKAWSMAEGTDQDDWNYAPKTSVASGSNPDGWLQICKLRTITFRDSQALNKPLRELHCLASLALTADEVGALYTRELDKLTFATKNLRHLVLHFHVDSNDTPSTATINDDTEIYPVEIDPKWYVFASERDRNHFFVQSITNILSQICERDDLDMEKVKGVCSRLLRRL comes from the coding sequence ATGGATCGGCAGCGTTTTTGGAGCATTATCTCCGCTGTAAATCAGAATGATCTTTTGAACGATGATGAAGAATCAGCGTTAAAAAGTATTTGCGCGAGATTATCAACTGAGTCAACAGCGGAAATAGAGTCATTCGCTGATCATTTGGCCGAAGCTCTTCGTGATTTGGATACTTCCAAACATTTTTCATACAGCGCGGGTGCGAGCCCAGACAGTTTTCTTTACTCAAGATGCTTTGCGGTAGGAATGGGAGAAAAGTTCTATACATCTGTACTAAAATCACCATCCAAAATGCCAACTTCAGCTAAAGGGTTTGAATTACTACTTCAAGCGCCCGAAAAAGCTTGGTCAATGGCTGAAGGTACTGATCAAGATGATTGGAACTACGCTCCAAAAACAAGTGTTGCATCGGGAAGCAATCCAGACGGTTGGTTACAGATTTGCAAGCTAAGAACAATAACCTTCCGAGACTCGCAAGCCCTTAACAAGCCGCTACGTGAGCTACACTGCCTTGCGTCCCTTGCTCTGACTGCTGATGAAGTCGGAGCACTCTATACACGAGAGCTAGATAAGCTTACATTTGCCACTAAAAATCTGAGGCATTTGGTTTTGCATTTTCACGTCGATAGTAACGATACTCCTAGTACTGCAACTATAAATGACGATACCGAAATCTATCCCGTAGAAATAGATCCTAAGTGGTATGTCTTTGCATCCGAGCGTGACAGGAATCATTTTTTTGTACAGTCTATAACTAACATACTCAGTCAAATTTGTGAGCGAGATGACCTGGATATGGAAAAAGTAAAAGGTGTATGCTCAAGGCTTCTGAGGCGGCTATAA
- a CDS encoding tetratricopeptide repeat protein, with the protein MADNEVAVQNWSRATFLAYQEMSRDNIDAAREHYIDALNAALELRDTAPILYAQTQVAFAAVSLISEDSETALYFLVDVLPIYRKYYVSNHWRMIELYHLLANAHHMCGLFDDAQQWYELTLKLLGGFGDDHPDKRVVLQNYRALLGERKAVA; encoded by the coding sequence ATGGCGGATAACGAAGTTGCAGTACAAAATTGGTCCAGGGCGACATTTCTTGCGTATCAAGAAATGTCGAGAGACAATATCGACGCTGCAAGAGAACATTATATAGATGCGTTGAATGCGGCGCTGGAGTTGAGAGACACGGCGCCTATACTCTATGCGCAGACGCAAGTGGCGTTTGCGGCTGTGTCCTTGATTTCAGAAGACAGTGAAACAGCGCTCTACTTTCTTGTAGATGTGCTGCCTATCTACAGGAAATACTACGTCAGCAATCACTGGCGTATGATCGAGCTTTATCATCTGCTCGCTAATGCGCACCACATGTGTGGGCTCTTCGACGATGCGCAGCAGTGGTATGAGTTGACTTTGAAGTTACTCGGGGGCTTCGGGGATGATCATCCGGATAAGCGTGTTGTACTTCAGAATTACAGGGCGCTGCTTGGGGAGCGAAAGGCAGTGGCATGA
- a CDS encoding tetratricopeptide repeat protein: MRLLRWAISANSTILILMKGHLKSILLLAALVVGCPCLAKNASSGSSSIVLAKVYFARGLNNLRHKELRQAVSNFTRATQLNSKYAAAFNNRGNALTDLGDFKGAMADFDKAIKLDPTASYAYNNRATLHEKLQDKSGALSDYAKAINLDRNYSTAYYNRAQLRLDMNDLEGALIDCNQSIRINPNESRPYYTRARISITQNNLVSAIKDLDQSIKFDSRDAAAYGNRGWAKHRIGQNQSALEDLDQSIRLDGSNSLNFQTRGNVKLSLGDQNGALTDWETAIKLCPTSVVYCLRGITFLTLGNRASALHEFGMAVRLDPNNDFAYCKRGDIRFALGDVAGAFDDYNLAIKTNSHMSLGYRYRAYANYKIGNIRQAIADIDEVIRLNPAYSYNYTARGLFREEIGDEKGSVEDFSSAIELDPNLVCNYLFRADANCKQGCALQCASDYFDALQLNQQASWKHLIDFCRQRYAELCENSGKICQFSKTNLIPHTVHSDISPEEQMSLFWFLYR; this comes from the coding sequence ATGCGGTTATTACGCTGGGCTATCTCAGCAAATTCGACTATCCTCATTCTTATGAAAGGGCACTTGAAATCAATTTTGTTGTTGGCGGCGTTAGTCGTCGGCTGTCCTTGTTTGGCGAAGAATGCTTCTTCAGGCTCTAGTTCGATCGTGCTCGCAAAAGTATATTTTGCCAGAGGATTAAACAATCTCAGGCACAAAGAGCTGCGTCAGGCGGTAAGCAATTTTACCAGAGCTACACAGCTGAATTCTAAGTACGCCGCTGCCTTCAATAATCGAGGGAACGCTCTGACCGATCTTGGCGATTTTAAAGGAGCGATGGCCGATTTTGACAAGGCAATAAAATTAGACCCGACAGCATCCTACGCTTACAACAATAGAGCCACTTTACACGAAAAGCTTCAAGACAAATCGGGTGCTTTATCTGACTACGCTAAAGCGATTAACCTTGATCGAAACTATTCAACCGCTTACTATAACCGAGCCCAGCTCCGCTTAGATATGAACGATTTAGAAGGGGCTCTGATTGACTGCAATCAATCAATTAGAATCAATCCGAATGAATCTCGTCCATATTACACACGCGCCAGAATATCGATAACCCAAAACAATTTAGTAAGCGCGATCAAAGACTTAGACCAGTCCATTAAGTTTGATTCGCGAGATGCTGCTGCCTATGGAAATCGTGGTTGGGCTAAGCATCGAATTGGGCAGAACCAATCGGCGCTAGAAGACCTCGATCAAAGTATTCGCCTTGACGGAAGTAACAGCCTCAATTTCCAGACGCGCGGCAATGTGAAGCTGAGTTTGGGAGACCAGAATGGAGCGTTAACTGACTGGGAAACAGCAATCAAACTTTGTCCGACGAGTGTTGTTTATTGCCTGCGCGGGATTACCTTTTTGACGCTAGGGAATCGCGCATCCGCGCTCCATGAGTTTGGAATGGCTGTAAGGCTTGATCCAAACAACGATTTTGCTTACTGCAAAAGAGGCGACATTCGGTTCGCGTTGGGTGATGTAGCTGGCGCCTTTGACGATTACAATCTCGCAATTAAAACTAATTCCCACATGAGCCTTGGTTACCGTTACCGAGCTTACGCGAATTACAAGATTGGCAATATAAGACAAGCGATTGCCGATATAGACGAAGTAATCAGATTGAATCCAGCCTATAGCTACAACTACACCGCGCGGGGTCTGTTCCGTGAAGAGATCGGTGACGAAAAAGGATCTGTTGAAGATTTTTCCAGTGCCATTGAACTAGATCCAAACCTAGTCTGCAATTACCTTTTCCGGGCAGATGCAAATTGCAAACAAGGGTGTGCACTTCAGTGCGCATCAGACTACTTCGATGCCTTACAGTTAAATCAGCAAGCGTCTTGGAAACACTTGATAGATTTTTGCCGGCAGAGGTATGCCGAACTTTGTGAAAACAGTGGCAAAATCTGCCAATTTAGCAAGACCAATTTGATACCACACACGGTGCACAGCGACATCAGTCCCGAGGAACAAATGTCGTTATTCTGGTTCCTTTATCGTTAA
- a CDS encoding ComF family protein, with protein sequence MFFTVTKLQTLIIDTDDFRTDPQLLQEIVQCLDLVLKVILVTRSNRPHDAFENRTTRPKNTTEHLRYNALLKRIMIESKTPPASTVLLCRDRLTLELARTLLIGTVVFTNQTLPAEERFLLYQESPDYVVTTLDALLKCLSLEDQGFVAEIESAPNRIIESSYNYSSPAVLETPPSPPSLSTPPSSPPSASNSSNSDSSPVPEEDLTARIVELPNLEYPDCPIFVMGRYFGPGDPRHQIHALSLRILKFKRHHLPHLDIFGKLFTTGIEVATDGAYDLITQVPSRPEVGDRLGYLLSNIKQNSTIIQPDTVESNTFKSDIIRPDTINPDAIQPDILRCVKTYPSLKGLNLQSRRANVAKVFSVQKDVQGKRIVIIDDVITTGATINACIEQLKAAGASSITCVFLAYHPYAIKTRPFEYFSCYTCEEPLDVKFESDSDICFECHHESDSEAVHSKLSFSDALNDRLGQSTQPILEL encoded by the coding sequence ATGTTCTTCACTGTCACCAAACTCCAGACTTTGATTATCGACACAGACGACTTTCGCACAGACCCTCAGCTGCTGCAGGAAATAGTCCAATGCCTCGATCTCGTCTTGAAGGTGATTTTAGTCACTCGAAGCAACCGCCCCCACGACGCCTTCGAAAACCGCACCACCCGACCGAAGAATACTACCGAACATCTGCGCTACAACGCTCTGCTCAAACGCATCATGATTGAGTCCAAAACACCTCCCGCATCGACCGTGCTTTTATGCCGCGACCGGCTCACTCTGGAACTTGCCAGAACACTGCTGATCGGAACTGTCGTATTTACTAACCAGACACTGCCTGCGGAAGAGAGATTTCTGCTCTACCAGGAGAGCCCCGATTACGTAGTCACCACTCTCGACGCCTTACTAAAATGCCTCTCCCTAGAGGACCAGGGCTTCGTCGCCGAAATTGAATCTGCACCAAATCGCATCATCGAATCTTCCTACAACTATTCTTCACCAGCAGTTCTCGAAACACCCCCATCACCCCCATCTCTGTCGACCCCACCGTCATCGCCCCCATCCGCATCTAACTCGTCCAATTCAGATTCATCTCCAGTGCCGGAAGAAGACCTGACAGCGCGAATAGTTGAACTACCGAACCTTGAATATCCTGACTGCCCAATCTTTGTTATGGGCAGATACTTTGGACCGGGCGATCCCCGACACCAAATACATGCTCTCAGCCTGCGCATCTTGAAATTCAAACGACACCATTTACCTCACCTCGATATCTTCGGAAAACTCTTCACTACCGGAATAGAAGTCGCCACAGACGGTGCCTACGACCTTATAACCCAAGTACCCAGCCGTCCCGAAGTTGGTGACCGCCTGGGCTATCTACTCTCTAACATCAAGCAAAACTCCACGATCATTCAGCCAGACACCGTTGAATCAAACACTTTTAAATCCGATATCATTCGTCCCGATACCATTAATCCAGACGCCATTCAGCCGGATATTTTGCGATGCGTCAAAACTTACCCGTCTTTAAAAGGCCTGAACCTGCAATCCCGCCGAGCTAATGTCGCCAAAGTCTTCAGCGTACAGAAGGACGTTCAAGGCAAGCGCATTGTAATTATCGACGACGTAATCACCACAGGCGCCACCATCAACGCTTGCATAGAACAACTGAAAGCTGCCGGTGCCTCCTCCATAACATGCGTTTTTCTCGCCTATCACCCATATGCCATCAAAACCCGTCCATTTGAATACTTCTCGTGCTACACGTGCGAAGAACCTCTGGACGTAAAGTTCGAATCTGATTCAGATATTTGCTTCGAGTGCCATCACGAATCGGACTCCGAAGCAGTCCATTCAAAATTAAGTTTCAGTGATGCGCTAAATGACCGACTCGGCCAATCGACTCAGCCAATCCTCGAACTCTAA
- a CDS encoding type IV secretory system conjugative DNA transfer family protein, with amino-acid sequence MKAVQGRLSAVIDAPHDLVAQIAIMSLADNGYPPGLFNLLDEITTGKRKSQKASGIGYDLDFSVKLSWQPEGESERVCTRECKRESEGESKTKSRTKNKTRLSVSVVEREGHLTARECQRECFKIIEGIDKRASGFTELVEQTKHRTTYGDARWATTEDLAGANYLGTSVHSSQLLLGPYGDNKFVALPADETERHALVCGPTGCGKTSTLFVPNLLERTEWSAIVSEATAGTVESKNPEEVPTEGPDLFRKTAGYRAKMGHKIYYFNPDDLSSHRINPIQGITTIKQSSRLATLLIKNTSTRIDTTADPFWETAETALLTSLIMYAAGNKGNLGDVRNLLRDGPKSLASQLQNSIVAEAQARYEEFLHWSTENTRNSIVIGLMQRLELWTQPSIVALTETNDVDFEELQNELFTFYLSVPADKPELKPCAAIIFTYLLNFIAVKPLKHRLSLYLDEFTNFGYITDFPNKLSIIRHRHIPAMLGLQDYNQAEEIYKSTAATLFSQPATRIFFKPQTLAQAKIISESLGTENVYERSVSSNCQINEKEFGRDLMTPGAVQMLKKGRAIVFTPNTNPINLVRFEPGTYSEKSSIVPPPRRVLSVDDSLIRQCEEWREHQRQAEAGFKAEIEQRLHRAAQDLQASIRRGTSRVIGDRVVPIQGGSAQANEPNTGTSDDMNSTSTVAEGSGGTEEFAAGEQKKQNAPGRGPLLNEHGDRIPRV; translated from the coding sequence ATGAAAGCTGTTCAAGGGCGACTTAGTGCTGTGATAGATGCGCCGCATGATTTGGTGGCGCAGATTGCCATCATGTCGCTGGCAGATAATGGTTATCCGCCGGGGTTGTTTAATTTGCTTGATGAGATAACGACGGGTAAGAGAAAAAGTCAGAAGGCTAGCGGGATAGGTTACGACCTGGACTTTTCGGTCAAGTTGTCCTGGCAGCCTGAGGGTGAGAGTGAGAGAGTGTGTACGAGAGAGTGTAAGAGAGAGAGTGAGGGTGAAAGCAAAACCAAAAGCAGAACCAAAAACAAAACCAGGCTGAGTGTATCGGTTGTAGAGAGGGAGGGGCACCTGACTGCGCGTGAGTGTCAGAGAGAGTGTTTTAAGATCATTGAGGGTATTGATAAGCGAGCTTCGGGTTTTACGGAGCTTGTTGAGCAAACTAAGCATCGCACTACATATGGTGATGCGCGCTGGGCGACTACAGAAGACCTGGCTGGAGCGAATTACCTTGGCACTTCGGTACATTCCAGTCAGTTGTTGCTTGGGCCTTACGGTGATAACAAATTTGTTGCTTTGCCGGCGGATGAGACGGAGCGGCATGCGCTCGTTTGTGGTCCGACGGGTTGTGGCAAAACGAGTACGCTTTTTGTGCCGAATTTGCTTGAGCGGACGGAGTGGAGTGCCATAGTCAGTGAGGCGACGGCTGGCACGGTGGAATCGAAAAATCCGGAGGAGGTGCCGACGGAAGGTCCTGACCTGTTTCGCAAGACGGCTGGTTATCGAGCCAAGATGGGTCACAAAATCTATTACTTCAATCCAGATGACCTGTCTTCGCACAGAATCAATCCGATTCAGGGTATTACTACAATCAAGCAATCGAGCCGTCTGGCGACTTTGCTGATCAAAAATACCAGTACTCGGATCGATACGACTGCTGATCCTTTCTGGGAGACGGCGGAGACGGCTCTGCTGACGTCGTTGATTATGTATGCAGCTGGCAATAAAGGTAATCTGGGCGATGTGCGTAATCTGCTGCGTGATGGTCCGAAGTCGCTGGCGAGCCAGTTGCAAAACAGTATTGTGGCGGAGGCGCAAGCGCGGTATGAAGAGTTTCTGCATTGGAGTACTGAGAATACGCGTAACAGCATCGTGATTGGTTTGATGCAGCGGCTGGAGCTGTGGACGCAACCGAGTATAGTGGCATTGACTGAAACAAATGATGTTGATTTTGAGGAGCTGCAAAATGAGCTCTTTACGTTTTACCTGTCGGTGCCTGCAGATAAGCCTGAGTTGAAGCCCTGTGCGGCGATTATATTTACCTATCTCTTGAATTTCATAGCTGTGAAGCCGCTGAAGCACAGGCTTTCGCTTTATTTGGATGAGTTTACGAACTTCGGTTATATAACAGACTTTCCTAACAAATTGTCTATTATCAGGCACAGGCACATACCAGCCATGCTTGGTTTGCAAGACTACAACCAGGCGGAAGAGATATACAAATCGACGGCAGCGACTCTTTTCAGTCAGCCTGCCACGCGCATATTCTTCAAGCCGCAGACTCTGGCGCAAGCAAAAATCATCAGTGAGTCGCTGGGCACCGAGAACGTTTATGAGCGATCTGTCAGTTCGAACTGTCAGATCAATGAAAAGGAGTTCGGCAGGGATCTGATGACACCGGGCGCGGTGCAGATGTTGAAAAAGGGCAGGGCAATAGTTTTCACCCCCAATACGAATCCGATCAACCTGGTGCGCTTCGAGCCGGGTACATACAGTGAGAAGTCGAGCATTGTGCCGCCGCCGAGGCGTGTTTTGAGTGTAGATGACTCGTTAATCAGGCAGTGTGAGGAGTGGCGAGAGCATCAGCGACAAGCCGAGGCTGGTTTTAAAGCTGAGATAGAGCAGCGTTTGCATCGTGCGGCGCAAGACCTGCAGGCGAGCATACGGCGCGGAACGAGCAGAGTGATTGGTGATCGAGTTGTTCCGATTCAGGGCGGTTCTGCACAAGCTAATGAGCCGAACACAGGCACTTCGGATGATATGAATTCAACCAGTACAGTTGCAGAAGGGAGTGGTGGAACAGAAGAATTTGCTGCTGGAGAGCAGAAAAAACAAAATGCGCCTGGACGTGGTCCTTTGCTTAACGAGCACGGGGATCGCATTCCGCGGGTATAG
- a CDS encoding S1/P1 nuclease: protein MSKSARQQLDRDGEPMEPAVRQFERSGRQLKLAVGQFKRSGLLLKRAVGQCERSGRLLKRAVCGVAAILAVGVLPLESLESLLSVQLMQPAYAWYDFGHEVVACIAWRQLRPETKARAMQLLEKNPYFQKWVDAVPADVSGDERNMWIFAQAATWADDIKKDRHYVADGAEKGNKPDGPQCAENLGYSDFKLHKYWHYNDTPFTSDHSKLPPYVEPNAQTQIRAFREVLGASGKSDDLKSYDLVWLLHLVGDVHQPLHCVTRVTSADLNGDKGGNDCKLKGAPDNLHSVWDGIVGDDRALKPAIEFAKTLPDLKTGASRKSDEKIWIKESYKLAKSAAYAKPVGKTNGPWQLTEAYKARARKIGLERVELAGARLANLLNSELK, encoded by the coding sequence ATGTCAAAAAGTGCGAGGCAGCAATTGGATCGAGATGGTGAGCCGATGGAACCAGCTGTAAGACAATTTGAAAGGTCTGGAAGGCAGTTGAAATTGGCTGTAGGACAATTTAAAAGGTCTGGACTGCTGCTGAAACGGGCTGTAGGACAATGTGAAAGGTCTGGAAGGCTGTTGAAACGGGCAGTTTGTGGTGTCGCTGCGATTTTGGCGGTTGGAGTGTTGCCGCTGGAGTCGTTGGAGTCCTTGTTGTCGGTGCAGTTGATGCAGCCGGCCTATGCCTGGTATGACTTCGGTCATGAGGTGGTGGCGTGTATTGCCTGGAGGCAGTTGCGTCCGGAAACAAAAGCTAGAGCGATGCAGTTGTTGGAGAAGAATCCGTACTTTCAGAAGTGGGTAGATGCGGTACCGGCGGATGTAAGTGGTGATGAGAGAAACATGTGGATATTTGCGCAGGCTGCTACCTGGGCGGATGACATTAAGAAAGATCGTCATTATGTTGCAGATGGTGCGGAGAAAGGAAACAAGCCTGATGGTCCGCAATGTGCAGAGAATCTGGGCTATTCTGATTTCAAGTTGCATAAATACTGGCATTACAATGACACTCCGTTTACAAGTGACCATAGTAAATTGCCACCGTATGTAGAGCCGAATGCTCAGACGCAAATCAGGGCTTTCAGGGAGGTCCTGGGGGCTTCGGGGAAGTCTGATGATCTCAAATCTTACGACCTTGTCTGGCTTCTTCACCTGGTTGGAGATGTTCATCAGCCTCTTCATTGCGTTACTCGGGTGACGTCGGCGGATTTAAATGGAGATAAGGGTGGCAACGACTGTAAATTAAAGGGAGCGCCGGATAATCTGCATTCGGTTTGGGATGGTATCGTCGGCGATGACCGGGCGTTGAAGCCGGCGATTGAGTTTGCGAAGACTTTGCCTGATTTGAAAACTGGTGCTTCGAGGAAGTCGGACGAAAAAATTTGGATTAAGGAGTCATACAAGCTGGCTAAGAGTGCGGCTTATGCAAAGCCTGTCGGCAAGACAAATGGTCCGTGGCAGTTGACGGAGGCATACAAAGCCAGGGCGCGCAAGATTGGTCTGGAGCGGGTGGAGCTGGCTGGGGCGCGCTTGGCGAATTTGTTGAATAGTGAGTTGAAGTGA